DNA from Equus asinus isolate D_3611 breed Donkey chromosome 17, EquAss-T2T_v2, whole genome shotgun sequence:
GGCttggccagggctggggaggtCAGGAGAGTCTGCCCTTCAACCCCCAGGGCAGTGGCTGTGGGGTCAGTGCCAGGAtccctggggaggggggtggcTCAGGGCAGGTAAGTGTGTCGTGAGGGTGGCCCTGGGTGTGGGGACCCTGACATGGGACCAGCCCCCGCTGCCTGGGTGCCTCTGTcccggggcggggcccgggcAGCCTGCAGTGACCCAGTTGGTGCCACCCCCACAGCTGACCATGAATGACTTCAGCGTGCACCGCATCATCGGGCGCGGGGGCTTTGGCGAGGTCTACGGGTGCCGGAAGGCCGACACGGGCAAGATGTGAGCATGGGCTCAGCCACCATTGGGTGGGATGTCTGAGGAGGGGAGGGCCCTGGGGGTACCCTGAAGGCATGGGGCGTCCATGGAGAGCTGTGACAGGGACCAGGGCCCCAGCATTGAAGGCCCTGGGAGCCAGGTGGCAGGATCCTGAAGTGGCATGTGTCTGCAAAGGGCCATACACCATTCCCTGCACCCCACTGTCCCCCTCCCTCGCATCTTTGCTTGTGCTGTTATCTGCCTCACAGAGCCCCTGACCCACCATTActttctcctgccttctctgcGTCTCTGATTCTCTGATGTGTGTCATAGCTTGTTGTGGTAACTAGCCTTCCCTCCCCGAGAGGCAGCCCTGCGCTCTGCACAAGTGTGCATGtggactgactgactgactgacagccccctccccctcccaggtaTGCCATGAAGTGTCTGGACAAGAAGCGCATCAAGATGAAGCAGGGGGAGACCCTGGCCCTGAATGAGCGCATCATGCTCTCGCTCGTCAGCACCGGGGTGAGCCGGCGGGCCCAGGCTGGCCACCGGAGCGGCCTTAGGGTCCAGAACCTTGGGCAGCCCTGCTGacctcccctcccatcccctcctAGGACTGCCCATTCATTGTCTGCATGTCGTATGCATTCCACACGCCGGACAAGCTCAGCTTCATCCTGGATCTCATGAACGGTGAGTGTGCGGCCTGGCCCCAAGTGGactgcagggctgggggctgggcagggagctGAGCGCCACTTGCGGGGCTGCCTCCCTCAGGTGGGGACCTGCACTACCACCTGTCCCAGCACGGGGTCTTCTCCGAGGCCGAGATGCGCTTCTATGCGGCCGAGATCATCCTGGGCCTGGAGCACATGCACAACCGCTTCGTCGTCTACCGGGACCTGAAGGTGAGGCGCCACCACAGTCCCGTCCCTCCTCAGCACAGCTGGCTGCCAGGCCCATGGGAGTGGTGTCCCAGGACAGGGTGGCCCGGCTCCTCCCCTtgcaccctccctcccacccagccattttctggatttgagtTGTGATTGGGGAAGGAGGGGACGCCCCACCTGGGGCCTTTGTCCCTGGACACCCATAACCCTCTAGAGCGAAGACAGTGACCCAGCTGGCATCTTGCCTGGCCGGGCCCTGCCCTGAGCCGCCCTGGGGCAGCTCACTGGGCTCCTTCCACAGCCGGCCAATATCCTTCTGGACGAGCATGGCCACGTGCGCATTTCAGACCTGGGCTTGGCCTGCGACTTCTCCAAGAAGAAGCCCCACGCCAGCGTGTGAGTGTCCCAGCCCCCCACTCTCCCTTCCCACACTCTCGGCCAAACCTGCTCATGGCCTCCTTGCCTCCATAGGGGCACCCATGGGTACATGGCCCCCGAGGTTCTGCAGAAGGGTGTGGCCTACGATAGCAGCGCCGACTGGTTCTCCCTGGGCTGCATGCTCTTCAAGTTGCTGCGGGGGTGAGTGGGCCGTCCCGGGGAGCGGGTAGGCCAGGACAGAGAGAAGCTCTTCCCCAGGCCAGGCGGGAGGCTGGGGGCCGGGAGCCCACGGCTGCTTGGGTGTTAGTGGAGGCACCATCCCTGGCTTTGGACGAGGATCATTCATGCtacctgcctcagtttccccattcctGTCTCTGACCTTGGACTTCGGCCTCTCTTGCCTAGGCACAGCCCTTTCCGGCAGCACAAGACCAAAGATAAGCATGAGATTGACCGCATGACGTTGACAATGGTGAGTGTAGGCTCCCAACCCTGGGAGGCTGGGTGGAGGTCCGGGGGGCTGCAGTGGGACTGGGGtctcctgtgggtatgagggtCATGGACTCTTGCTTCTCACCAACTAGCAAGATCTCGAGCCACTTATCCCCACTCTGGCCTCCTGCCCCGCAGGCTCCCCGCTCTCTGTGTTGTCAGAGCAAACACGTCCGCTGGGGGGGTTAGGAAGCTGTGCCCTGTCTCTCCCTGTGCACTGGGGCCCCAGATCTGTGATGGGGCCAGAGGCCCTCCCTTGGCCTGTCAACACCCCACTCCTCCTCCCGCAGGCCGTGGAGCTGCCCGACTCTTTCTCCCCGGAGCTCCGCTCCTTGTTGGAGGGGCTGCTGCAGAGGGATGTCAACCGGAGACTGGGCTGCCTAGGCCGAGGGTGAGTGCCCGGGACCAGGGCCACTGTCCCAGGCCTGCCCTCCCTGTGGGCCCTGGGCGCTGGGGCATGCTGCTGTGTTCAGCAGGCCGCTGGGccagcctgcccaggcctccGCCTGTGCCGCCCTGAGGACAGGGCTGTGTCCTGTCACTGGAGCGCCCTCCATGGTCCCAGCTTCCTTTGAGGAGCTCACAGGTTGGGGCACGACCAGCCCCATCCAGTGTTCTCAGGgtgtggggctgccccagggtgcAGCTGCCAGAGCCGCCTGGGGACCGCCTTCCGGAGGGGCCCTTGTAACAAAGACAGTGATGATAACGATGATGACAGCAgctttttatgtttattaaacatttaccaagTGCCAGGCATGATGTTGCAAGAAGTACAAATACTAAGATTCAGAACAGCCCTGCGATGTGGGAACTGCCGCtctccccattttagagatgaggaaacaggctgagaTTTAAGGaacttggtcaaggtcacagagccagggtGGCAGAACCAGGAGGTAGCCTGGGCCACCTGCCCCAGGGCCACACTTAGCCCCCAGCCTGGATGACCCGCACCTCCCCACAGGGCCCAGGAAGTGAAGGAGAGCTCTTTCTTCCGCTCCCTGGACTGGCAGATGGTCTTCCTGCAGAAGGTAAAGCCtagggccgggccgggcgggcgcCCTGCAGtgcctggccctgctgacacccagCCCCCGTTCTGCTGCAGTATACGCCCCCGCTGATCCCCCCACGAGGGGAGGTGAATGCGGCCGACGCCTTCGACATCGGCTCCTTTGATGAGGAGGACACAAAAGGCATCAAGGTACTGGGCCTTGCCTGGCCTCTCACACCTGAGCCCGCCCGGGTggcggcctcctcctcctctgcccgtGAGACCCCACGGCAGCCCTGTCAGCTGCTGGGGCTCAGGCTCCTCCTCCCCAGACGTCCCTGAGGGTGGCGGTTGGACCAGACCACTCTGCCCCAGGGTCAGGGCTGGGCAGGCCCGTGGCTGATGGCTGTTCCTGCCCCGTCCGCACGGTGAAGTTACTGGACAGCGACCAGGAGCTCTACCGCAACTTCCCCCTCACCATCTCGGAGCGGTGGCAGCAGGAGGTGGCAGAGACTGTCTTTGACACCATCAACGCCGAGACGGACCGGCTGGAGACCCgcaagaaaaccaaaaacaagcaGCTGGGCCATGAGGAAGGTGAGGATCCACGGCTGCGGTGGGCGCCCACTGCCCGCTCTAGAGATGAGAAACAGGCCCGGGTTCAGGAACCCAGCCACGGCCACAGCCAGAGAACAGCcagaccaggatccaaacccaggcggGGCTGGGCCGGGCTGAGGCCGCCTCTCTCGCTCTCTTTGGTCAGACTACGCCCTGGGCAAGGACTGCATCATGCACGGCTACATGTCCAAGATGGGCAACCCCTTCCTGACCCAGTGGCAGCGGCGGTACTTCTACCTGTTCCCAAACCGGCTCGAGTGGCGGGGCGAGGGCGAGGCCCCGGTAAGGAGCGGGGCTGGCGCCGGGAGCCTGTGGGGTCGGCGGTGGCTGGGCCTGGCCTGCGCTCtcaccgccccctccccgccccgcagCAGAGCCTGCTGACCATGGAGGAGATCCAGTCGGTGGAAGAGACGCAGATCAAGGAGCGGAAGTGCCTCCTTCTCAAGATCCGGGGCGGGAAACAGTTCGTCCTGCAGTGCGACGTGAGTGGGGCCGGGGCAGGCAGGCAGTGGGGGCGGGTGGGAACAGAGGGGCCTTCGGGGCGCCCAGCCGGCCTGACAGCCTCTGGGGCGTGTGCAGAGCGACCCAGAGCTGGTGCAGTGGAAGAAGGAGCTGCGGGACGCCTACCGCGAGGCCCAGCAGCTGGTGCAGCGGGTGCCCAAGATGAAGAACAAGCCCCGCTCACCGGTGGTGGAGCTGAGCAAGGTGCCGCTGATCCAGCGTGGCAGCGCCAACGGCCTCTGACCCGCCCGCCCACCTGCCCGCCCACCTGCCCGCCTTTTATAAACCTCTAATTTATTTTGtcgaatttttattatttgttttcccGCAAAGCGGAAAaggttttattttgtaattattgtGATTTCCTgtggccccagcctggcccagcccccagggaggggcCCGCTTGCCTTGGCTCCTGCTGCCACCAACCCAGCCACTGTCTGGCCACCCTCAGCCCTGACCCCTCAGGGGCCGCCCGCTCCCAGTGTCTTCCTGTGGGAGGAGagcagcccccagcagccctcccacccctccccggGGATGACGCCACCCCGAGTTGTGCCACCTCAGGCCCTGTGGGCTGTGCTCTGCGCCCACAGCACAGCTGGGTGGCCCAGCGTCCCCCACCCCAGGGGAGGCCGCAGCACAGGGATGCTACTTGGAGTTTCCCACCGCGGCCCCTCCTGCAACAGGGACACAGGCCTGCACTGTCCTGCCCTCCAGccagggggtggaggagggcctCCCACGGTGACCTGCGCTCCTGCACCCTTGCTCGGGAAGAGCACCTGTGTCACTGACTGCCTCCATTCCCACCTTCCCTGGACACTGTGGGCTCAGCCAGGAGGGTGGCCTTGGCAGTGGGCACTGCTGCCCTCACTGCAGCCCCCTCTTCCTTCCGCCCCAGCGCCCTGGCTCAGGGACCACAGAAAGGCCACTGCGGGTTGTGCCACACTGGCCTAGCCTGGCCCCAAGGTCCTCCTTTCCCCTCATCTGCCCAGGACCATAGGGGGCCAGCGGCTGGCCAGGCAGCACAGTGAGAGGGGGCCTGGTGGGGCCAGCCCTCCCTGCCCAAGCCGGTCAGAGTGCCCCCCGGGCTGTCTAGCCCCACAGCCCGACGTCCCATCAGTGCCACCGCCTGTAGGGCGCCACCTCACCCACCGCATGCCCCCTTGTGCCAGTCGCGCTGCCATGTGTGGTGTCGCACCCTCTCCCCCCGGGGCTGGGTTGGCGCACCCTCCCCCATCTACTCACTCCCCAGGGCGTTTCTTTGCCGAATTTTGAATGTGATTTTAAAGAGTGGAAAATGATACTATGCGTTTTTATAAAAAATGGTGCCTGACTCCTTGGCTGTGTCAGACTCTTTTGTGCCCCATGTTAATTTTCAGCCTCtgctgggcggggcctgaggggAGAGGGTCTTGGTGGCAccagctcccctccccttccaTGGCAGGCATCCAGGGCCCGCCGCCTCAGGCCCAAGCCCTCTCCGGGGCGGGGCACTCCCCCTGCCCTTCTCCCACCCCGACAGCTCATCCTCCCACTCGGGGAGCAGGAGGTCTTCTGCCCACTGCCCAGGGGAGCAGGAGAAGGTGCTTGCAGATCGGCCCTTGGTATCATGTTTGGACTGACGGACGGAGCACCCCAGCttgccaggcaccgtgctgagGACACCCTGCCCTCAGGGCCACACCGCACCCTCTGGGCCCTTGGCCTTCTCTGGCTTTGGTCTCCCTCTGGCCTCACCATTCAGCCTCCAGGAGGAGTCCCTGAGGCTGGGGGGATCCCCCAGCACCAGGCCTCATCTGCCCAGAGGCTCTGGTCAACTTCCTTTTCCCCGTGTCCTTGCCTGACAGGCCCCCGTGGGTGGTG
Protein-coding regions in this window:
- the GRK2 gene encoding beta-adrenergic receptor kinase 1 isoform X1, which codes for MADLEAVLADVSYLMAMEKSKATPAARASKKILLPEPSIRSVMQKYLEDRGEVTFEKIFSQKLGYLLFRDFCLKHLEEAKPLVEFYEEIKKYEKLETEEERLARSREIFDTYIMKELLARSHPFSKSATEHVQGHLVKKQVPPDLFQPYIEEICQNLRGDVFQKFIESDKFTRFCQWKNVELNIHLTMNDFSVHRIIGRGGFGEVYGCRKADTGKMYAMKCLDKKRIKMKQGETLALNERIMLSLVSTGDCPFIVCMSYAFHTPDKLSFILDLMNGGDLHYHLSQHGVFSEAEMRFYAAEIILGLEHMHNRFVVYRDLKPANILLDEHGHVRISDLGLACDFSKKKPHASVGTHGYMAPEVLQKGVAYDSSADWFSLGCMLFKLLRGHSPFRQHKTKDKHEIDRMTLTMAVELPDSFSPELRSLLEGLLQRDVNRRLGCLGRGAQEVKESSFFRSLDWQMVFLQKYTPPLIPPRGEVNAADAFDIGSFDEEDTKGIKLLDSDQELYRNFPLTISERWQQEVAETVFDTINAETDRLETRKKTKNKQLGHEEDYALGKDCIMHGYMSKMGNPFLTQWQRRYFYLFPNRLEWRGEGEAPSLLTMEEIQSVEETQIKERKCLLLKIRGGKQFVLQCDSDPELVQWKKELRDAYREAQQLVQRVPKMKNKPRSPVVELSKVPLIQRGSANGL
- the GRK2 gene encoding beta-adrenergic receptor kinase 1 isoform X2, producing the protein MADLEAVLADVSYLMAMEKSKATPAARASKKILLPEPSIRSVMQKYLEDRGEVTFEKIFSQKLGYLLFRDFCLKHLEEAKPLVEFYEEIKKYEKLETEEERLARSREIFDTYIMKELLARSHPFSKSATEHVQGHLVKKQVPPDLFQPYIEEICQNLRGDVFQKFIESDKFTRFCQWKNVELNIHLTMNDFSVHRIIGRGGFGEVYGCRKADTGKMYAMKCLDKKRIKMKQGETLALNERIMLSLVSTGDCPFIVCMSYAFHTPDKLSFILDLMNGGDLHYHLSQHGVFSEAEMRFYAAEIILGLEHMHNRFVVYRDLKPANILLDEHGHVRISDLGLACDFSKKKPHASVGTHGYMAPEVLQKGVAYDSSADWFSLGCMLFKLLRGHSPFRQHKTKDKHEIDRMTLTMAVELPDSFSPELRSLLEGLLQRDVNRRLGCLGRGAQEVKESSFFRSLDWQMVFLQKYTPPLIPPRGEVNAADAFDIGSFDEEDTKGIKLLDSDQELYRNFPLTISERWQQEVAETVFDTINAETDRLETRKKTKNKQLGHEEDYALGKDCIMHGYMSKMGNPFLTQWQRRYFYLFPNRLEWRGEGEAPQSLLTMEEIQSVEETQIKERKCLLLKIRGGKQFVLQCDSDPELVQWKKELRDAYREAQQLVQRVPKMKNKPRSPVVELSKVPLIQRGSANGL